One Hermetia illucens chromosome 4, iHerIll2.2.curated.20191125, whole genome shotgun sequence DNA segment encodes these proteins:
- the LOC119655311 gene encoding liver carboxylesterase 1, protein MATAKFLSYVLPILISCVHLRGQENRVILNQGDIIGLKVFPEISSSPVYVFLGIPYAQAPIGDNRFKHSRPHSGWNQTLFARNFKPLCPQPTNSIYDETGDGMLKRPVEMDENCLYLNIWMPEISIRQGNLPVLVIITGEEMTFDWPQNRPNGLDLSSEGIVVVTVQYRSNIFGWLSLQSEDLPGNFGLHDQELALKWIQQNIHKFGGNPKQVTLLGHGTTGATCAFIHLISPKSAGLFSKAIIMSSSALSYKSFADQTPSQEIISKLGCLSENTPEILHCLQQKSMDDLQQAFETIYNNGNYSTMLGPMPDTYRQPQDRYLPTDPRSALKNGQYRSIPTLLGITTNEGAFIRDYWIDLAREGYKSLQKYIESTVLPHILQKYLYIGASNQNQVLEAITWRFFGQYPESPSYLLNSLQRLISEIEFESPFFDTIELLANARNHANLTKTDTAETFLYAFHQPNSMDMRGKLNLFGGSGHSSDLPLVMGPSLFQQISRRRFTSAEDKLCRQLRKFFTDFMKTGSPTPGRIYDAWYSYTSDRKFIKTLGEYIETEGGGGSATSQFERNLPIIEEMLQKSVVGSAATSVSNSEEVLNPYRLKGRENQSSRTAKNSYLGNRHDYEYYRHLKKVYSFWNVLLPSISPPILQFNPTNTSVERSGREIDVYDIKYRHAFFSMLTVVCLLLAILGVCVYILNKNRNNFDTSL, encoded by the exons ATGGCGACCGCAAAATTCTTATCATATGTGCTTCCTATCCTGATATCATGCGTTCACTTACGAGGGCAAGAAAACCGTGTGATCCTGAATCAAGGAGATATAATTGGT CTCAAAGTGTTCCCGGAAATATCGTCCAGTCCTGTATATGTATTTCTTGGCATCCCCTACGCACAAGCCCCGATTGGAGACAATCGATTCAAA CATTCACGACCACATAGTGGATGGAATCAGACCCTCTTCGCTAGAAATTTTAAACCACTGTGCCCACAGCCCACCAATAGTATTTACGATGAGACCGGCGATGGAATGCTTAAGCGACCAGTCGAAATGGACGAGAACTGCCTTTATCTAAATATATGGATGCCAGAG ATCAGCATTCGTCAAGGAAATCTACCTGTCCTGGTTATCATAACCGGTGAAGAAATGACATTCGACTGGCCTCAGAATCGTCCCAATGGGCTCGATTTATCTTCAGAAGGCATAGTTGTTGTAACTGTTCAGTATAGATCAAATATATTCGGCTGGCTGTCCTTGCAATCTGAAGATCTTCCCGGAAACTTCGGACTACATGACCAGGAGCTTGCCTTAAAATGGATTCAGCAGAATATCCACAAGTTCGGGGGAAATCCAAAACAAGTCACGCTTCTGGGACATGGAACCACAGGGGCAACTTGCGCCTTTATACACCTGATTAGTCCTAAATCTGCCGGACTATTCTCCAAAGCGATAATAATGTCCAGTTCAGCACTTTCGTATAAAAGTTTTGCGGATCAGACGCCTTCACAAGAAATCATCAGCAAACTGGGATGTCTATCAGAGAATACTCCTGAAATTTTGCATTGTCTCCAACAAAAGAGCATGGATGACTTGCAGCAAGCTTTCGAGACTATATATAATAACGGGAATTATTCAACAATGCTAGGACCAATGCCAGACACCTACCGGCAGCCTCAAGATCGGTATCTCCCAACGGATCcacgttctgctctgaaaaaTGGACAATATAGGTCGATCCCCACTTTATTGGGGATCACCACAAATGAGGGAGCCTTCATCCGCGACTATTGGATTGACCTAGCCCGGGAAGGATATAAATCTCTTCAAAAATACATCGAATCAACGGTACTCCCTCATATCCTTCAGAAGTATCTTTACATAGGTGcatcaaaccaaaaccaagtcctGGAAGCCATCACCTGGCGCTTCTTCGGCCAATATCCGGAAAGCCCAAGTTACCTGTTGAACTCATTGCAGCGTCTCATCTCTGAAATTGAGTTTGAAAGTCCGTTCTTTGATACCATTGAACTTTTGGCAAATGCACGTAACCATGCGAACCTTACGAAAACCGACACTGCAGAGACCTTTCTTTACGCCTTCCATCAACCAAATTCAATGGATATGAGAGGGAAGTTGAACCTATTTGGAGGATCTGGTCATTCATCGGATCTACCCTTAGTAATGGGACCAAGTTTGTTTCAACAAATTTCACGGAGGCGCTTTACATCGGCTGAGGATAAACTATGTCGACAGCTACGGAAATTTTTCACGGACTTTATgaaaactgg GAGTCCTACACCTGGACGCATCTATGATGCTTGGTACTCCTACACAAGTGACAGAAAATTTATCAAAACCCTGGGAGAGTATATAGAAACTGAGGGTGGGGGTGGCTCGGCTACTAGTCAATTTGAACGAAATCTCCCAATTATAGAGGAAATGTTGCAGAAATCAGTTGTAGGTAGTGCAGCTACATCCGTGTCAAACAGTGAAGAGGTCCTCAATCCCTACAGACTGAAAGGAAGGGAAAATCAAAGTTCAAGGACTGCGAAAAATTCTTATTTGGGGAATCGTCACGACTACGAGTATTACCGTCATTTGAAGAAGGTCTACTCCTTCTGGAACGTCCTGCTGCCAAGCATCTCGCCACCAATCCTGCAATTTAATCCAACAAATACTTCTGTGGAACGAAGCGGCCGCGAAATTGATGTCTATG ATATCAAGTACCGTCATGCCTTCTTTTCTATGTTAACGGTGGTATGCCTTCTACTTGCGATCCTTGGAGTTTGTGTCTACATATTGAATAAGAACCGGAACAACTTTGATACGAGCTTATGA